Proteins co-encoded in one Desulfobulbaceae bacterium genomic window:
- a CDS encoding YggS family pyridoxal phosphate-dependent enzyme, translated as MISIEKQIGLVRENIARSAERVGRDPAAITLVAVTKRVEEVRLREAIAAGQGVFGENYLQEAVDKIALLPKVVWHFIGGIQSNKLKVIAEIFDVVETIDRLKIAFGLEKQLELLGKIMPVYLQVNIGREVQKSGVLPEQVDQLVIGVLQCPHLHLAGLMAMPPYNPDPEASRIYFCQMKELADGLVQRGVVAHPLGLSMGMSGDYEVAVEEGATVVRVGSALFGDRG; from the coding sequence ATGATTTCTATTGAAAAACAGATTGGTTTGGTTCGGGAAAACATTGCTCGTTCTGCTGAGCGAGTTGGGCGTGATCCTGCAGCTATTACTTTGGTTGCTGTCACTAAGCGGGTTGAGGAGGTTCGTTTGCGTGAGGCGATAGCTGCCGGTCAGGGTGTTTTTGGAGAAAATTATTTGCAGGAGGCCGTGGATAAAATTGCTTTGCTACCGAAAGTTGTGTGGCATTTTATCGGTGGGATTCAGTCGAATAAATTGAAAGTGATTGCTGAAATATTTGACGTGGTTGAGACGATTGATCGATTAAAGATTGCTTTTGGTCTTGAAAAACAACTTGAACTGTTGGGGAAGATCATGCCTGTTTATCTCCAGGTCAATATCGGAAGAGAAGTGCAGAAATCTGGGGTGTTACCGGAACAGGTCGATCAACTTGTGATCGGGGTTTTACAATGTCCCCACCTTCATTTGGCGGGATTAATGGCCATGCCACCCTATAATCCTGATCCTGAAGCCAGTCGGATCTATTTTTGTCAGATGAAGGAATTGGCTGATGGCCTGGTGCAACGTGGCGTAGTGGCACATCCTCTTGGTCTGTCCATGGGGATGTCTGGTGATTATGAAGTTGCTGTTGAAGAAGGAGCTACGGTCGTAAGGGTTGGCTCGGCCCTTTTTGGAGACAGAGGATAG
- a CDS encoding adenylate/guanylate cyclase domain-containing protein: MSLISLSLLDSSTNIVETWSLIEKKTFRIGRSKGNDIILDNSWVSRQHAMLQIEENNTVNIIDLGSANGTMVNDQRVYAPVPLNSGDTINIGGKSLLIFNQDTPADYNYKLDFTDDQTVAFISKAWITVLICDIRRFTTLSEQIGDQKTSEIIKTWSQQANDIIKRYHGRVDKFIGDAVMAIWTEVQSPGHTVNQALHCAAHIAAMTTELGETHNDLPWKLAIGGAINTGEAAIGNIGVDGNRDHTVIGDTVNVAFRLEDLTEKVGKDLLLGNDAASLLDPKLLAAYFSPCQHQIKGKTIPVTAFGCTFDQLKQYLLHQPS; this comes from the coding sequence ATGTCATTAATCTCTCTATCTCTACTGGACAGCAGTACAAATATCGTTGAGACGTGGTCTCTCATTGAAAAGAAAACCTTTCGCATCGGTCGAAGCAAAGGGAATGACATCATTCTCGATAATTCATGGGTCTCACGGCAGCATGCAATGCTGCAAATTGAAGAGAACAACACAGTAAATATCATCGATTTAGGTAGCGCAAACGGCACCATGGTCAACGACCAAAGGGTTTATGCCCCTGTGCCGCTTAACTCAGGAGACACTATCAATATCGGCGGCAAATCTTTATTGATCTTCAATCAAGACACTCCTGCTGATTATAATTATAAACTTGATTTCACTGATGACCAAACAGTAGCTTTTATTTCCAAAGCCTGGATAACCGTTTTAATTTGTGATATCCGACGTTTCACCACCCTCTCCGAACAGATTGGTGATCAAAAAACATCAGAGATTATCAAGACATGGAGTCAACAAGCCAACGACATTATCAAACGTTATCATGGCCGTGTCGACAAATTCATCGGCGATGCTGTCATGGCGATCTGGACCGAAGTCCAATCCCCCGGACACACTGTCAATCAAGCATTACACTGCGCAGCCCATATAGCTGCAATGACTACTGAACTTGGTGAAACACATAACGATCTGCCCTGGAAGTTAGCGATAGGTGGGGCGATCAATACCGGCGAAGCGGCAATTGGAAACATTGGCGTGGATGGCAACCGAGACCATACGGTCATTGGTGATACTGTCAATGTTGCCTTCAGACTGGAAGACTTAACAGAAAAAGTCGGCAAGGATCTGTTGCTTGGCAACGACGCAGCCTCCTTGCTTGATCCGAAGCTACTCGCGGCTTATTTCTCTCCCTGCCAACATCAAATCAAGGGCAAAACAATTCCAGTAACCGCTTTTGGCTGTACCTTTGACCAATTAAAACAGTATCTTCTTCATCAACCATCCTAA
- a CDS encoding SelT/SelW/SelH family protein, with protein sequence MGEQLAEKCNAKIELIAGSGGVLDVYVDGMEIFSKKKVGHFPSAEELYTLITLDRS encoded by the coding sequence TTGGGAGAACAACTGGCAGAAAAATGCAACGCAAAAATCGAACTTATCGCCGGGTCCGGTGGAGTTCTTGATGTGTATGTCGATGGGATGGAAATTTTTTCAAAAAAAAAGGTCGGCCACTTCCCATCCGCAGAGGAACTCTATACTCTCATTACTCTTGACCGCTCCTAA
- a CDS encoding transposase — MSEKKKPVEYTAEFRESAVKLAVESAHPISQTAKELGVNKNTLYTWIGQFHRPVKNYGETVADEHIYDEVKRLRLETRRLKEERDILKKAAAYFVRSMA, encoded by the coding sequence ATGAGTGAGAAAAAGAAACCTGTCGAATATACAGCTGAATTTCGAGAGTCAGCAGTGAAATTAGCCGTTGAGAGTGCCCATCCAATTTCCCAGACCGCAAAAGAACTCGGGGTGAACAAAAACACGTTATATACATGGATTGGCCAGTTTCATCGTCCTGTTAAAAATTATGGTGAAACAGTGGCTGATGAACACATATATGATGAAGTGAAGCGTCTCCGCCTTGAGACTCGCCGTTTGAAGGAGGAGCGAGATATCCTAAAAAAGGCCGCAGCGTACTTTGTGAGAAGCATGGCGTGA
- a CDS encoding type II toxin-antitoxin system HicB family antitoxin produces the protein MNNLSFKGYTGTIEASIEDDCLHGKILFIDDIITYEGNTVHDIKASFEEAVDHYLAYCQETGKAANKPYSGTFNIRVGQELHRKAAEAAYYRSITLNEFIVQSIQKTIEQNGILKVEHIHQHNIIITDNKTVSTVVNTTEQQPLAWGSLNAIN, from the coding sequence ATGAATAATCTTTCATTCAAAGGATATACTGGCACAATAGAAGCCAGCATCGAAGATGATTGCTTGCATGGCAAAATTCTTTTCATAGATGACATTATTACCTACGAAGGGAATACCGTTCACGACATTAAAGCCTCTTTTGAAGAAGCAGTTGACCACTATCTTGCATATTGTCAAGAAACGGGAAAAGCTGCCAATAAACCATATAGCGGCACTTTCAACATAAGGGTCGGACAAGAACTTCACAGAAAAGCTGCTGAGGCAGCTTATTACCGTTCCATTACATTGAATGAATTTATTGTTCAATCAATTCAGAAAACAATAGAACAGAATGGAATACTTAAAGTTGAGCATATTCACCAACACAATATAATTATTACCGACAATAAAACTGTATCAACAGTTGTTAATACTACCGAACAACAACCGCTTGCTTGGGGGTCATTAAATGCAATCAACTGA
- a CDS encoding HicA protein, whose product MSKKEKLLAKLCATPSPKDFSWDDLITLMRSFGFKNSCGGGSHYMFEHTSGFRFRMSKTHPSGILKSYQIHDAKNALKYIEVIP is encoded by the coding sequence ATGTCTAAAAAAGAAAAACTTTTGGCAAAACTTTGTGCCACTCCATCACCTAAGGATTTTTCTTGGGACGACCTCATTACGCTTATGAGAAGCTTTGGCTTTAAAAACTCATGCGGGGGAGGGTCTCACTATATGTTTGAGCATACAAGTGGTTTCCGTTTCAGAATGTCCAAAACACACCCATCAGGAATACTGAAATCTTATCAGATTCACGACGCTAAAAACGCACTTAAATATATAGAGGTAATTCCATGA